One Capsicum annuum cultivar UCD-10X-F1 chromosome 2, UCD10Xv1.1, whole genome shotgun sequence genomic window carries:
- the LOC124896177 gene encoding uncharacterized protein LOC124896177 encodes MKKKHEVDSNKEAPKYQDRNEKEPMILEEMVDEEKDLKVIENDELQSDPLPTYESIQEILGFSKLRNLSINIPLLEVIQEILGFAKLMRMSMSKKCRVDSKTIEITHVCSAIMTRNIVKHKEDPGGFTIPCKIGTHKFNKALCDLGASINLMLYAIYRKLRSGTPTPTIMRLLMVDWSIKRLVKVLFDVLVKVERFILLANFVVLDFKINQEIPIILG; translated from the coding sequence atgaagaagaagcatGAGGTTGATTCAAATAAGGAGGCTCCAAAGTATCAAGATAGGAATGAAAAAGAACCAATGATATTAGAAGAAATGGTTGATGAAGAGAAAGATCTGAAGGTAATTGAAAATGATGAATTGCAAAGTGATCCATTGCCTACTTATGAATCCATTCAAGAGATTCTAGGATTTTCTAAGCTTAGAAATCTATCAATTAATATCCCATTGCTAGAGGTCATTCAAGAGATTCTAGGATTTGCTAAGCTTATGAGGATGTCAATGTCAAAGAAATGTCGTGTTGATAGTAAAACCATAGAAATTACTCATGTATGTAGTGCTATTATGACTAGAAATATAGTGAAGCATAAAGAGGATCCTGGGGGCTTTACAATCCCTTGCAAAATAGGGACACACAAGTTTAACAAAGCCTtgtgtgaccttggtgcaagcatcaacCTCATGCTCTACGCTATCTATCGAAAACTTAGGTCGGGAACTCCTACTCCAACAATAATGAGGCTATTGATGGTGGACTGGTCTATCAAGAGACTGGTTAaagttttgtttgatgttttagtGAAGGTGGAACGCTTCATTCTTTTGGCAAACTTCGTTGTGCTTGATTTTAAAATCAACCAAGAGATACCTATTATCCTAGGATGA